GCTGTTACCACAAATCTTGGTTGGTGGTTGGCCAAAAGGTATGCTTGCCTCTGTTACCTCCCAGAGAGGCCTGGTCTTGGTTGCTCTTGCACCATGTTCCAGGTTcggggaagctaagcagggtcaggcctggttagtacttggatgggagactgcctgggaataccaggtgctgtaggcttataccatgatctcggaagctaagcagggtcaggcctggttagtacttggatgggagaccgcctgggaatactgggtgctgtaggcttataccatgatctcggaagctaagcagggtcaggcctggttagtacttggatgggagaccacctgggaataccgggtgctgtaggcttataccagtctttcgagactgaaggttgccaaccatcaccatCGAGTGCAAATCTGCTGAGGCAATGGGGGAGGAGATCAATGTGCAACATGCAGCAAATTTTCTATGTCCAGTTTGCCATTGGAGAATACTTTGCCAGTAGCCTGTTGTGGTTGTGTGTGTGCGACTGTGACTCTGCCGGAAGGGAAATGCTAGCGAGAGGAGATGGTGCTGCTTGTAACTTTTCCTTCTCTCCACCAGGGCCGAGTTTAAGGAAGAGATGCTGCAGCGACAGTACGAGGAGAGGTTTGGGGAGCTGGGGCAGCAGAGGAAGGACGCCGCGACCCAGGAGCATCGGCAGCTGATGGCCTGGAATGATGCGGAGAACAGGCGCCTTCAGGAAAAGAGGTGTGGGCTGTTCAGAAAGGAGGAGGTCTGGGTATTCTTAAAGCATTATGCTGCTCTGTGACATGTGGAGAAATCTCTTTCGAGGCCATCATTGcaattgcatccaggaggtcttctaaggggcttctgaaaggcactctTGGTTTGCAGGCAGGTCCCTCTGCGCAGACTTCATTATCCGCTGAATtcaatatctgcagggggtcctggaacagatcccccatggataacgaGGGTTCAGTGTACAGCTTAGGCAGCTGAGGGTCAAGAGGATGCCTGTCAAGGCAACGGGGGAGCCTGGCCAGTCTGCCTGGATTGGAactggaagagggggacagaggggaAGAAGAAGGGTGGCGCGAAATCTTTTACACTCTAGGCTGGCACTGTCCTCTCCTCCGCCCTTTGCCTTCCATCCTGTCCCATTTCCAGTCCAGGGATTGGGAAGAGTTGTTTTTTGTCCGTCAGCTGCATTGCCAAAAGTTTTGGGGGGGCCCTCTGGGAAATAGACTTGGAAAAGGAGACGGTTTCTCTACAGGGCATCCAGAGTCATCAAGGCTTTACGTGATCACATTTGGAATACTCTTTGTCGTTCCAGTTTCCCCATCCTCAGAAAGCATCCTGAAACTGGAACAGATGCCAAAAAGGGCAGCCAAAAGTGTTCAGGAGGTTGGAGCGCCTTCCCTACAAGGAAGGACCAAAGATTTTGAGGCTCTCTTAATTTGGGAAAACAAAAAGTACTAGGGGTTTAGCACAAGTAGAGGTTTGTGAAACTATGCTGGGTGCGGAACAAGTGGATAGGAAGAAATTTTTCTTTTATCATAACGCTGAAAATCAGAATAAACTGATAAAATTCCGAATAAACTGATTAGCTGCAGATGCAGGACAGACAATAGACAGGCTTTGTCCATGCAGCGCATCACTGAATTGTGGACTTGGCTGCCGTAATGTGGGGGGTGGCTTGAAAAGGGAGCGAGGCAAATCTGTGGAGGTGGGTAGGTGGAAAATAGCTACTAGCCGTGATGGCTGAGTGGaccttccaggttcagaggcagtatgcctctgaatcctGGTGGTTGGGGGCAAACATTGGAAGAGGGATGTGTCAAAAGGATGGCCACTGATGCTGGCCCCGTGACCTGGATTTAGGATAGCTCTTAAGAGTGGGAAGGCTCTTGTGAGTCTATGAAAGGCAGACATTGTCAGAGGTGGGAAGAGGGATCATCATACCAAGAGTTTCAGTTGTTCTTGGGAGGCTTTGCCGTGTACTACATGCAAAATCTCTTAGTTCGCCCAACAGTCTTTTAAGGCAGGTCAGTCTCTTTCCCAAGCTGCAGACAAGAAGGGGAGGCAGAAATGTAGTGGTTTGGCTAAGGGCAACTTTATAAATTACTGGCTAGGTTGGGGTTTGAGTCGCATCCAACCCCTCCAGTACAAGCCTGGCACGTGCCATTGTGCTATCCCTCTGGGCCTGGCACATTGGAAACTTACCTACTGGGAGCTGGGGTGAGATAATTTGCCCTGagtgagtttgtgtgtgtgtgtacatgagcTGTAATGGATGCATCTTTCAGGCAGAGAGGGAGGTTGCAGGCAATGTTCCCTTTCTGGGCATGACAGTACAGTCCACAGAAAAAGGCAATGTGTATCTGACCTGTTTTGCCACACCGAGGATAGTGACTCCTCTGTCCCTCCAACCCCAGGCAGGAGCGCCTTCAAAAGGAAGCCGCAGCAGAAAAGGAGCGCCGACTGCGAGGGGCTGAGTATCAGGCGACCCTTCTGGAGGAATTTGtcaaggagaaggagagagaggtgCTCCAGTTACAGGTAAAGAAGGCTGTGGGCCACGGAAAGAGTCCTCTTATTCGGGCACTATTACTAGCCACTCTGCCACTTGGGGTcaaccaaaaagaaaaatctttaaaaaaataaatgcagatttGGAGGAGAGCCACAGAGGTAACGGTTTGAAATCTGTGAAACGGGCCTTGTTGGAAAGTCATTCGTGTCATGTGCTTTGGGATGATTCATTGTCTCCTCTGTTGGTGCAGGAGGAAGCCAAGAGCTTCATCACCCCTGAAAACCTGGACGAGAGGATTGAGGAGTGCCTCAACCATCCACGCAACTACAATTTTGCCATTGACAAGGAGGGGCGGGTGGCCAGGCAGAGTGCCTTGCCGTAAAAACCTGGATGGACAGACTTGGCTTTTGAAAACCAGCCCCTCTGGAGGGTTGACTGTTTGCTCTGTCCAGCCGACAGATTCACCTGGAGTGACCAAGAATGGGCTTTGCTCAGTAGCACCCGTAAGGCTGCCTTTATGCTGAGTGAGTGGCATGAATCTTGGGTCTGACACGTCCTGACATTTTGCAGTTCCTGATGAAGATGAGTTGCTTCTGTTTTTCTGCAATAAAGGAGTGTGTTTTGTTAGCATTTCTGGCTGTTTCTTAAGCAGGgctctgtttcttctgctttcaaaGGCTGCAGGTCTGCAGTACgtttgaatatttttttccccagctgtgcACCATGTACAACTGGGTTCTCTCGGCCACTGCCATATTGCTCATGGTGGCGTCATTTAGGAGATTATAGAATTCACTTTTATGGTCTAGTACTGTAGAATTTTTTGAAttagtattttttaaaagcagagcttatttatttggttttgttaccctacctttctccccaaagggcacccatgGCAGCTTGCAACAGAATTAAATATACATATGCAGTAAAATGCATAAACTATAAAATACTATAAAACGTCACTGAAAGCCAAACAGCAGCAGAAACCCATCCGTCATAAAAACAGTGCGGAAATTAGTAAAAATCAGCACACACTGCTCTGCAACCAGCATACCTAAAAACCCTGCAGGGTTTGAAAGGctttttggaataaaaatgcCTTCCGGCCTTGCTGGAAGGCTAATAAGGAAGAAGTTAttctcagctcaaaggggagggaattccaaagaACAGGTGCAACCACTGAGAAGGCCATATTTCTGACCGTATTtcttgaagggccca
This genomic interval from Tiliqua scincoides isolate rTilSci1 chromosome 6, rTilSci1.hap2, whole genome shotgun sequence contains the following:
- the MRPS26 gene encoding small ribosomal subunit protein mS26, whose product is MLRGLLALRGPRAAFLGPGAPWRGRKSRADPPAKSKAGRLKTPPPVDPAELLVVAERYLRHRRVLRALRAEFKEEMLQRQYEERFGELGQQRKDAATQEHRQLMAWNDAENRRLQEKRQERLQKEAAAEKERRLRGAEYQATLLEEFVKEKEREVLQLQEEAKSFITPENLDERIEECLNHPRNYNFAIDKEGRVARQSALP